Genomic DNA from Leptospira venezuelensis:
AGAAATTCAGGAAAAATTATATGGGTTCGGATTACAATCTATAGGAAACCAATATCTCCAGAATGGAGATCCAACAAAAAATACATTGATGGCTTTTGTAAAAATTAAATGAAAAAAATTATCCTTCTCTTATTACTATTTTCGCCCTATTTATATTCGAGTCCGGTTATCGTAAATGATGTTACTCAGATCAATCCGATCTCTGTTTCAAGAGTGGAAACTCCTAAATCTATAGAAGAAATTCAAGATTTGGTAAAAGCGCATTCGGGAACAATTTCTATCGGAGGCGGAAGGTTTTCCATGGGAGGTCAGATTGCCACCGAAAACGCGTTGTTCATAGATACTCGCGAATTCGATCAGATTTTAGATTTTGATGAAAAACAAAAAAAGATCCGGGTCCAATCCGGGATTACCTGGAGAAAAATACAGGAATTCATAGATCCTTACAACCTTTCCGTTAAGATTAAACAGACTTATTCCAACTTTACAGTTGGTGGTTCCCTAAGTGTAAACGGGCATGGGAGATATATGGGCCAAGGTCCTTTGATCCTATCAGTAGATTCCATTAAGATTGTATTAAGTGATGGAAGGTTAGTAACCGCAAGTCCTAAAGAAAATCCTGAGATTTTTTACGCATCGATCGGTGGCTATGGAGGAATAGGAGTTATCGTTGAGGCAGTTTTACAATTAGCAGACAATTCTAAAGTCTCTCGTTCTGTGAAAAAGCTTCCAATTACCGAATATAAAAAATTTTTTTTCGAAAACGTTCGAACAAATCCAAAAGCAATTTTTCATAACGGAGATATATATCCCCCTGCATACGAAAATGTAAATGCGATCACTTGGGCAGAAACAAATGAAGAAGTGACAGTTCAAGATCGCTTGGTTCCGGTAAAAGAAGAATACTGGATGGAAAATATCATGTATTTTTGGCTAACCGAACTTCCTTACGGTAAGGAGTTTAGGGAATACATATACGATCCAAATTTTACCACAGGTAAACGTGTAGTTTGGAGAAATTTCGAAGCTAGTTATGATGTAAAAGAACTGGAACCTCCGACTAGAAAAATCAGCACATATGTATTACAAGAATACTTCGTTCCTGTGGAGAAATTCGACGAGTTTTATCCTAAGATGAGAGAAGTTCTGCAGAAACATGATGTAAACGTAATGAATATATCCATTCGCCATTCGTATAAAGATTCAGGTTCTTTTATGGCTTGGGCTAGATCGGAAGTGTTTTCTTTTGTGATCTATTATAAACAAAGAACCTACCCTTCTGCAAGAAATGAAGTTGGTATTTGGACAAGAGAATTAATAGACGCAGTTATCTCTGTAGGCGGTGCTTATTATTTGCCTTACCAACCTCATGCAAATCAAATGCAATTTGAAGCCGCGTATCCTAATTCTAATAAGTTTTTCGAATTAAAAAGAAAGTTGGATCCAAGTTACAAATTTAGAAATAAACTTTGGGATAAATATTATTTTCCTGATCCAAATGACCAAAAGATTCGTTCTAAACTGGACTCGAATAAAAGTTATCGAAGAAATGAAGATCAAACGTTCTTAACAGTTCCTGAATGGTTTATAGTATTTAGCTCGGATGAATATGCTAAGTTTCAGAAACATTCTCCTCCGAGCGACTTTCCATATTGGAAAAGTATAGGTCAGTTCTGGAAGATTTACGGGAACGTAATTCGAAATACCTGGGAATACGAAACAAATTGGGGATATCATCTAATGATTTGTGTTATCGGGGTTAGTTATTCAGGCGAGCTTGCACTAAAAAGTCTTTATGAAAATACGATCGGAGTTTTTACGGAATGGATAGACTCCCGTAAAGAAATTAACGAAAATAGAAAGGTAGAAGCTTACATACAATGGGTAGCTCAAGATTACACAGATTTTGTAAGACTAAAGCCATGGTATGAATATCCTTTCTATTCCAAGTTTCTAGAATTCATAAAAATCGAAGATGGAAACGGCCCCGGTAGTATCCGTAGATGGGAGAGAAGGATTTTTTTCTCTATGGAGCTTCTTGCAAAAGCAGGCTACGGATGGCTGATCGGTTTAGGGACAGGGGCAGTCTATGAGCCGGAAAATTTTCATATTCTAGCTTGGGCGGACCAAAACGGTAGCGGGAATATTATCTCGATTCCACGTTATGAGCCATTTACAAAAGAAGTTCCGATATTAGTGGAAAAGGGGATATCCTTTAAGGAAATTGCGGGGAATAAAAAAATCGTTATGACGATTATTTCATCGGAGGATCAAAATTGGGAAGATCAGAAAATACTTTCTTCCTGGCCGATCCTTACCGAACCAGGCAAAAAGAGGACTGCATTAATTTTGCCAGTTGATCAATTACATTTAATGATCATATACTGTAAGCAGAATGGGCTTTTAATAGATCATATATTCGATTATTAGAATAAAGATTGAATTATACTTTTAGCCCCTGGCCATCTGTATTTTCAACTTGATCGCCTTCTTAGATCTCACAGATTTTTTCTTAGAGAGAGAAAGTTTAGAGTAAGTCATCTCTAAAGAATCTGTAACATCTTCCCAGGTGCAAGAGGCCGCGATCTTTCTTGCGGCTATGCCGAGTCGCGCTGCCAACTTTTTATTCTCCGCGAGAAGACAGGATTGTTCTATAAATTCTTCTTCTTTATCAAAACCGCAAAGTAGAGCCGACTTTCCGTGTTTGAGATGTTGGTTTGCTGCAGCGTAGTCATAAGCAACGATAGGAAGTCCGGATGCCATCGCTTCTACGATTACGTTTCCGAAAGTTTCAGTGAGGCTTGGGAATAGAAATAGGTCTCCGGTCGCATAATGTTCTGCTAGTTCTTTTGCTTTTCTCATTCCTCTGAATATGAAATCTGGATTTTCCTTTTGTAGTTTTTCTTTGGAAGGTCCGTCTCCTACTAAGACCAATTTTGCACTTGGAACTCTGGTTTGTAGTCTGCGGAATGTCCTTACTAATAAGTCCAGATTTTTCTCCGGAGCTAATCTTCCTACGTATAGGACCCCTAATTCGGATGGTTTTAATCCCCATTCCGTTTTTAGTTTGGAATTCCTTCGAGCAGGATGGAATAGATCCGAATCGATTCCTCGGGAAACCACTTGCACATTAGTATAGCCTTGAACGGTTAACTGCTCTCTGATTTGAGCTGTTGGCACCAAGGTCATCTGCGTTCTATTATGGAGCCCTTTTAGATACTTATGGACTAGTTTTCCTGCGAATCCGAACTTATAATATTTTGCGTATGCGTGGAAATTCGTTCTAAAATCGCTGATGATAGGAATTCCAACATGTCTGGCTGCTCTAACTGCGGACCAGCCGAGTGGGCCTTCTGTTACCACATGCACTATATCAGGTTTTTCTAATTCGATTAACCTGCGGAGAAGATATTTTTCAGGGAATCCGAATCTTAGATCTTCGTACAAGGGGATTTTCGCTCCTCTTACAAGTACTTCTCTATAGTTATTGCTTGCAGTTGCGTAATCGTTATGACCTTGTTTTGGACGTACGAGAATTACCTCGTGACCTCTTTGTAAAAGATCCCCCAACATTCTATGAAGTGTCTTGGCGACTCCGTTAATCTCAGGAGGAAATGTTTCGGTCACCACTAATATTCGAAAGGGACCTGCTTTAGGGTAGGAACTGATATATGTCGATGGAAGCATCGACTTTTGATCATCCTAAATTTTTGTATCTACTCCATGAAGAGAGTATTACTTTTTCGTTACAGAGTGTGGACCAAAGTACAAGTCACTGTTGGATCCCGGTGGCAAATGCTTTTCTCAAAAGTCTTCCGCAGTAGACGGATTCTACATAAGCCAAGCTGGATGTGGAATATCTTGCGATTATTCCGTAAGTGGTGACTGTCGAGTCTATCCAAGGATAGAATCCAAATTTTCCGGGACTACTGTATGCCGAATCATTTCCGGAAGAATCTTCTACCCAATGTCCGTAAGAATAATGTACATCTTCGAAAACGAAAGGTGAATACTTTGCCTGAGTTGGGTGTGCAGAAGGTAATGTAGGTACAAGATCTGCGCCTAAATAAGTTCGGATTGTTAAATTAGAATTTAAAATTCTTCTTAAGAACTGAGCATAAATGGAAGCAGAAGTTCTGACTCCTCCAGCAGGTTGAGGAACAGCATAGTCTATTCCTGGATTGACTCCTCCAAATAATGTGTTCCCGATCTCCGTTGCAAGTTGTGCTCGAGTGTAATTTGTAAGTGCTGGGGTTAGACCACTTGGATTCAGTGCAGCATATGCTTGGAAATGTGCTCCATTATAATAAAAGTAATTTAAATCGCCTGAATTATAATAGTCATTATTATTTGTTCCATCTCTTCCCGGGCCATTCGTGAAACATGCATTTACCGTAAGAGCTAAGTTACATTTGTTATCATTTAGGTTGTCGTAACCGGACCTCATTCTTAGATAAGATTGTTCTATGGCTGTTGGAGTTCCAACCTTCTCCAATACATAAGCTCCCCAAATCCATTTGGATGCAGATGCAATCAAAAGAGATGTGGATCCATTAATAGAACCGTTTACGGAAGAATATCCATAAGCACCATTTACATCTCCAATTTCCCAATAGAAAGCACCCAGTTTGGTACAAGTGGAGTTTTTAGTTGCAGTAGCTTCTACCGCATCTAATTGAGCTTGTTTTGTGTTATCTACGACCGTAAATTCCGAAGGAACTTTTATATTCGATAATGCTAATGTAGACATTAGGGAAGAAAGCGGATCTTCACTTGGTGGCGGAGGACAAGCAAATAAAAGGGAAACAGGAAGAAGATACAAATACTTTCGCATATAACTCTCTAACTCAATTCGACGCCTTCATTCTAGGATAACTGCCGAGCCGAATTGATTTTTCGCTTAGATCGTTTATTTTTTCTTTTTTGGCTTAACTACAGGGGCAGGATTGCGCAATTCGTTCAATTTGTCAGTCAGCCATTTTTCGGATTCTACTTCTTTTCCATCAGGGAATTTGATCTTGTAAGGAGTTCCTGTGATAGAGGATTTGCTTGCTAATCCTTTGATAAAATCCTCCGTACTGTTGATTTTACTTTTGGCTGCATCATATTTTTTAAGTAAGTGGGCTTTTGCTTCATCCAACTTATGTTCTGAACCGTTTCTGACAAAAACACAACCCTTGCAAGAATCCAAGGAAGAAACCAAAGTTTTGATCTCGTCTTCCGGTTCCGCTCCAAAAATTAAACTGGAACTCAAAATTAAAAAAGTGAATAGTAGAATGGATGAGATTTTTTTCATAGATAGTCCGGAGAATTAAATTGGATCTGCCAACTTATGGCAATCAAGTATTCGACATTCTATAATTTTCTTAGGTTCCTTTTTTTCGTGACCGTAAATATCCACTTTGTGTAGTATTCCTAAAAGGAAGACTTGGGTGAAAAAATTCGTTTTATTTTGTATATTCTTGTTTGGTCTTGCATCCCTAAATTCTCAGGAGCAGACAACTTCGCCTGAAACAAAAGATAGATCTCGTTGGGATTTGGTTTGGAGAAGTGCCGTTCTTCCAGGTTGGGGACTTCTACATGCAAAAGAATACAGAAAAGCTAGATTCACAATGGTGATTACTTCTATCTTAGTTCTTTCAGAATTAAAAGGACACAAAGAAGAAGTGGAAAGAAAAGAAGAATTCGAAAACGCAAGAAATCTATTTATCGCGTATTCTAATTTTTATCCTCAGCCAGATCATGGAACGATGATCTTTTTAGCGAATTACCAACATAGTAAACAAGATGATCTGGATGGAGTTCGTAGCAGGAATGATCTACGGTTGGCTCTTTTGGGAGCAAAGTATATTCTTCAATTAGCTTATACTTATTGGAGAGGGATCCAATGGGAAGGAGACAATTCCTCAGGCTTAAATTTGAATATTCGAACTTATTCTCAATTAGATAATAGAGATCAAGTTAGAGATTCATTTGGCATGGACCTAAGATATAGTTTTCGTTTTTAGGAACTTCTTTTCTTGGTCAATCAGTTTTCCGAATATCGATCCGACAATAAGGAACTAAAGAATAATATGCAGAAGATGAAAATGTTCATAAAGATCCAGAAGTAGAGGTAGTTGGAGAATAGTATATCCCAAGGAGGCCAAATGGAATAGACTAGATTTATATTATGAACCGGATCAGTAAAAATATAACTTAAGATTTGCGCAAAAGTATACCAAAAAAAAGCCCCGAGCCAAGGGAAAGGTGTAATACCGATCTTTCTGAAACAATAAATTGATATGATCGTATATAATGAATGCGTAAAATAAGAGAGTTTATCTAAAGGATAATTATTCAATAATTCATCAGAAAGCCATAATAGGGAACCTAAGATCGCCCAAAAACTTCCGATCCGAATTCCTTTTCGAAATCCTAATATCAGGCTTCCAGAGAGAAGGAATGCAGAAACATGACAGATCCAAAAATAATTATTCGGTTCTCGCCATAAATAATTCGTAATAACTACATAGGAAAAAAGTAATATTCCTAAAATTCTGAAATGTTCCGGATATTTCCCGAAGGGTTTCATGATTTAATTTTAGAAACTAAAATAGATCTAAGAGTTCCTAACTATGGGGAAAATCTTTGCCATTGTTTTCCTTCTTTCCATACCTGAAATTCTCCCGGTAAAAACTGGGTCCAAATTTCATTTTGGGTCAAAGGAGTTGTGGCTAGGACTGTAACTATATCTTTAGGGCTTGTATGTTCCCTGAAATCTATGCTTAGGTCTGCATCTATTAGTTTGGCTTCTCCGAATGGGGCATGCCTTGTGATATAAACTAGTTTTGTGGAACAATATGCGTATAAATATTTGGAATCCGAAATTAGAATATTGGAAACTCCCTTTTTTCCAAGTTTAGCTAATAGTTTTCGGATTTCTTGTGCGAGGATAGTTTCGCTTTTTGGCCTTGTTTTAAACTTCTTCTTTAATTCCGAGAGCATCCAACAAAAAGCATACTCGCTGTCAGTTGTTCCTACAGGTGTAAAATCTTTTAATGGTTCCTTCTTTACTCCTTTTAATTGCCCATTATGAGCGAATGTCCAATAATACCCCCAGAGTTCCCGAACGAACGGATGTGTATTTTTCAGATCTACTTTACCCCGATTCGCTTTTCGAATATGTGAAATAACTAAATTACTTTTGATAGGGAATGTGCGTACCAGTTCCGCTAATTGTGAATCCGCACTTGCCTGAGGATCTTGGAAAACTCTACAACCCTTGCCCTCATAGAATGCGATCCCCCATCCATCTTTATGTGGCCCGGTTTTCCCGCCTCTTTGGACAAGACCAGTGAAGCTAAAACATATATCTGTAGGAACATTGGCGCTCATTCCCAAAAGTTCACACATTTCGGACTTCCTCCGTTATATTAGAATAATTGTCACTAAGACGAATTGCCCTTGTCCAGGACTTTTTTCCTAAAAAGAAATGGCGGAACTCTTGCAGAATTCAAGCCAGAACCCCAATTTGATCGGGTGATTCTTCATATCGACACGGAAACCGGCTGGAGAGGAGGAGAAAGGCAACTTTTTCTTCTCGCAGAAGGTTTAAAAAAACACAAAATCCCTCAGCTCATTCTTTGTAAACCAGGCTCTGCATTAGAGACTCGCGCAAATGATGTTGGACTTCCAACAGTTACTCTCCCTTTAAAAGGTGAATGGGATTTTGGCTCAGTAAAAGCTCTGCAAGAACTCATCGTATCCAAAGGGATCAAATTGATTCATGCTCATACTGCAAAGGCACATTCTATCGCATGGATGGCGAAAGCAAAACATCCACAAGTGAAACTTGTAGTTTCCAGAAGAGTGGATTTCAGGCTTAGAAAGAATTGGTTTAGCAAACGTAAGTATGTTTCCGACAGAGTGGATCTTTATTTAAGCGTTTCTAATCGTATTCGTGAAATTTTGATCATGGATGGAATCGATCCTGCCAAAGTTGTGACTGTGTATAGCGGGATTGATCTAGGCGTAACAAAGAAAGCGAGCGATATATCCTATCTTAGAAAAGAATTTAATCTTTCTAAAGACGATTTAATCATAGGAAATATAGCTGCGTTAGTCGATCATAAGGACCAAAAAACATTACTCGATGCTTTGTCTAAGGTGGAAACTGATAAAAAGTATAAAGTGCTAATCGTGGGTGAAGGGGAGCTCAGAAAGGAACTGGAGCGTTTCGCTTCCGAAAAAAAACTTTTGGATAAAGTGATCTTCACAGGATTCAGAACAGATATCTCCGAACTTCTTTCCTTATTCGATATTTTTACATTAACTTCCAAAGAAGAAGGACTCGGAACTTCCGTTTTAGACGCGATGGCATCTGGTTTACCCATTGTTGCCACAAACGGAGGTGGCATCGCGGAAATGTTAACAGAAGGTAAGGGCGCATTTATTTCTCAGGTGGGAGATGCGGCTTCTCTTGCTTCTTCTTATAAAATTCTATTAGAAGATCCTAAAGTTCGAAAATCTATGGGGGCTTTTAATAAAGAATCTGTAAAAAGATTCTCTGTTAAAAATACCATTAAGAAGACTGAGCTAGCATATTATAGTTTATTGGGTGAGGAGATCTATTCCAGCTCGAAAGGAAAATCCGGGGAAGCAGCATGAAAAAATTACTCATAGTAGATGGTCACGCATTTGCATTCAGGGCATATTATGCTTTTGCAGCTTCCAATTTGAAAAATTCCAAAACAGGACAGCCAAGTGGCGCAGTGTTCGGATTTTTCAGAATGTTATTCAAACTTTTCGAAGATTATGCTCCGACTCATGTTGCTATGACTTTTGACCCTGGTGGGCCTTTGGAAAGAGGGGCAACATTTGCGGAATATAAAGCGAATCGTAAACCAATGCCGGAAGATCTTCGCCCTCAATTGAATGAGATCATGGAAACCTTAAAAGTTCTGGGGTTCAGAATTCTTAAGATAGAAAAACATGAAGCAGACGATATCATCGGTACCTTGGCTGAAAATTATAAATCATCTGCGAAAGAAATACTGATCTTTTCTGGTGACAAAGACTTATATCAATTATTAGAAAAAAAGAATATTAAAATGCTCAGAGGTAAAAAGGGAGTCACTGAATTTGTAGAAATCGACTCTTCCTGGGTAAAAGAAGAACTAGGTGTGGATGTAAAACAGATCCCAGACTATATGGGGATCGTAGGAGATACTTCTGATAATATTCCTGGGGTAAAGGGAATTGGAGAGAAGGGCGCTACTAAGCTCATCCAAGAGTATAAAAACCTGGAAGGGATTTATAAAAATATAGAGAAAATCAAAAATCCAGGCTTAAAGAACAAACTTATAGAGCATAAAGACAATGCATTCATGTCCAGGGAATTGGCCACAATCAAAAGAGATTTGGAACTGGGCATCCAGGAAGACGATCTTAAACTTCCGGATTATGCTTCCGACGAAGGGATCCGTTATTTAAAAAACCAAGGGTATAATGTTTTATCTCGTGACCTTGCTAAATCAGTAGGAAAAGAACCTCCTAAAGATGAACCGGAAGAAGCAACTGCCGGTTCTGCAAAAGCGCCAGCTGCTAAAAAAGGAATTTATAAACGAGTAGAAAGTATAGAAGAGTTAACCAAACTCGCAAGAGCTTGGAAAAAATCTCCTATCCTTTCCGTGGATACGGAAACCACTTCTCAATACGCTTTTGATGCGGAACTTTTAGGGATCTCTTTGTGTAACCAAGAAGGGACCGGTTTTTATATCCCGGTCTCTCATACACAAGAGGGACTATTCACAAATAAGGATCAACTTCTTCCTTTGGATCAGGTCCGAGAAATATTAGGGCCTGTATTAGCAGATCCGAATATACCTAAAGTAGGCCAGAATATTAAGTATGATCTGATCGTTCTCCAGAATCACGGATTCGAACTAGCTAATATCGTTTTTGATACGATGATCGTAGCCTATATTCTGGCCCCGGAAAGCCGCAGATTTAATATGGATGATCTTGCAGAAGATCTTCTGAATTATAAAACGATCACTTACGCTGAACTCGTAGGAACCGGCAAAAACAAAAAAAATCTTTGGGAAGTGGACCTAGACAGGGTTTCGGAATATGCAGCGGAAGATGCGGATATTACTTTAAGATTGTATAATGTTCTTCGAAAATCTTTGAAACAATCCGGGTTAGAGAGTGTATTCAAAGATATAGATCTGCCGTTGATCCCTGTTTTGACCAAAATGGAAAAAGCTGGAATTGCTGTTGATACAAAATATTTTGCAGAACTTTCTAAAGATTTCCAGAGGGAAGTCAAGGATCTGGAAAGAGGGATCTACAAGGCTGCTGGAAAAGAATTCAATATCGCTTCTACCAAAGAACTCCAAAAAATCCTATTCGACGAACTGCAGCTTAGGGTTGTTAAAAAGACTCAAACCGGTTATTCAACTGACCATGAAGTCTTGGAAGAATTATTGGGAGAACATCCCATCATTGAAAAACTTTTGGATTATAGGAAATACACTAAGCTCATCTCCACTTATGTGGACACTCTTCCTAGTATGGCTTCTCCTAAAGACCAAAGAATCCACACTAGCTATAATATGACAATCGCCGCAACTGGACGACTTTCTTCTACAGATCCGAACTTACAAAATATTCCGATCCGAGAAAAAGAAGGAAGATTGATCAGAAAAGGTTTTATCTCAGGCCATAGGGATTTTGAGGTTTTAAGTTTAGATTATTCTCAGATTGAACTCCGGATCATGGCCCATATTTCCAAAGATCCTGCAATGATGGATGCCTACAAAAAAGGGATCGATATTCATAAAAGAACCGCCGCAGCCATTTATGGAGTTCCAGAAGATCAAGTAAGTCCGGAGATGAGGGACAAGGCAAAAGTAGTTAACTTTTCCGTAATATATGGTGTTACTCCTTACGGGCTTAGTCGTAACCTTCGGATCTCCAGAGAAGAGGCAAAAAGTTTTATAGATCGATATCTAACTCAGTATCCTGGCGTTCAAAAATATATGGATGATACAATCGCCTTCTGCGAAGAGAAAGGTTATGTGGAAACCATGAAAGGAAGAAGGAGACCTGTTCCAGATATTACATCCACTCATCGCCAAGCAAAAGAAGGAGCCAAGCGGGTTGCGATCAACACACCTATCCAAGGTACTTGCGCCGATATGATCAAAATCGCGATGATCCAAATCCAAGATGAGATCGAAAAAAGAAAATGGAAGTCCAAACTTCTTCTTCAAGTACATGATGAATTGGTATTCGAAGTGTATAAATCTGAAAAGGATGAGTTCCTGAAAGTTTGTAAGAACCTGATGGAGAACGCACTTCCTTTGGATGTTCCGGTCAAGGTAGAAGGAAAATTCGGACAAAACTGGGACGAGGCTCATTAATTTTTAGTTGAGTCTTGGGCCAAACTGCTCTTACAATTCGGCCGCTTAGGGAGAACTTAATGGAAAGCTCTTATTCCAGAAAAAAGTTCCTGAAACTTTTGGCGTTATCCGCCGCAGGTATAGGTCTTTCGGAGAATTTGATTTCTCCGTTATTCTCCCAAACGTCCGGAGCTTCTAAAATGTTAAAACGTAAGATCCCAAAAACTGGAGAAGAAATTCCTGCAATTGGTTTAGGTACTTGGCAAACTTTAGATGTGGATCCGGATCCTTCTTCTTTCGCTCCATTAAAGGAAGTTTTGTCGGAGTTCTTACATATAGGTGGAGGTGTCGTAGATTCTTCTCCCATGTATGGTCGTTCTGAGGAAATTTTCGGGATCTTATCCAAGGATTTTTCAGACACAGAGAAAAAGAAATTTTTCTTAGCCACAAAGGTTTGGATCAGGGGAGAAGCAGCCGGAAAATCACAGATAGAATCTTCTTTCAAAAAAATGAAAGCGGAGAAAATTGATCTATTCCAAATTCATAATTTACTGGATACTCAAACCCATCTTAAAACATTAAGAGCCCTAAAAGAAAAAGGGAAGATCCGTTATATTGGTCTAACCCATTTTACAACTTCTGCTTTCTCCGAAATGGAACGTATCTCTGAAAAAGAAAAACCTGATTTTTTACAAATACCTTATTCTATCCAAACAAGAGAAGCGGAGAATAGAATTTTACCTTTTGCGCAAGAACACGGGATTGCGGTCCTCGTTAATCGTCCTTTCGAAGAAGGTGGACTTTTTAGAAATACGAAAGGTAAATCTTTGCCTGAATATTTTAAAGAATGGGATTGCAATTCATTCGCTCAGGGATTCTTAAAATATATTCTTTCTCATCCGGCAGTGACATGTGCGATTCCTGCTACTTCTAAACTTTCTCATCTTAAAGATAATATGGGTGCTGGACTTGGTAGATTTCCGGAAGGCAAAGAAAGAAAAGTTTTTCTATCCAACCTTCTAGATGCAATGGATTGAAATTTCTTTCACGTTATCAATTTTACACTTCCCATTCCGAAAGCAGGGAGTACAATATTGCCTCGTTTGGAGGAGTCTATGTCGGAACCGCTTTGGAGAACCCACCCTTTGGCCTGGAAGGCAGCGGGAGCTTTCTTTGAATGGAAAAAAAGAAAACTATTTTATAGGATAGGCGGAGAAGGAGAGGCACTTCTTCTTTTACACGGCTTTCCAACTTCTTCTTGGGACTGGAAAGATGTGTGGGAAACTCTAACTCATCAATATAAAGTTCTGACCTTAGATTATCTAGGCTTTGGTTTTTCTGAAAAACCTAAAGACGGACATTATTCTATTTTTGAATACGCAGACCAGGCCGAGTTCTTCCTTCAAGAGCAAGGAATTAAAAAGGTGCATATTCTTGCTCACGACCTGGGAGATACTGTCGCACAAGAATTGGTTGCAAGATTCAGAGAGAAGTTATCTGGGCAGAGAATTGGTGGTCCCGACTTGGAGTCAGTATTCTTCCTAAACGGTGGGATTTTTCCGGAAACTCATAGACCTAGAGCCGTGCAGAAATTATTAAACGGCCCCTTAGGCTTTTTATTCTCTCGTTTAGTAAATAAAACATCCTTCCAAAAAAGTTTTTCAGAAGTTTTCGGACCGAATACTAAATCTGCTCAAGAGGAGCTAGACGGTTTTTGGGAATGTGTTAACAACGGAGGGGGGAAGTTGATCTATCACAAGTTGATCAGATATATGAGAGAGAGAAAAATTTTCAGAGATAGATGGGTGGGAGCCATACTCGACAGTCCAATTCCTTATGCATTGGCAGATGGTCTGGACGATCCAGTGAGCGGCCAACATGTGGTCGCTCGACTTAAAGAAATGAGACCTGATGCAAAAGTGTATGAACTGCCAGGTATAGGACATTATCCTCAGACAGAAGCTGCCGACCAGGTTTTGAAAGCGTACTCAAACTTCAGATCTAAACTTTGATATTTCTCAGATAGTTTGGTGACCGGATTTATTTCCTTGAAAAAAGGAAGAAACCTGCCAAACTGTAAAGAAAGCGAAAGATTAGATGGGTAAGGTTGCATACAATAATCCGCGTTTTTTTGATTTTGTATACGACGACTTTTTATGTGCGGCGGTGGACTCTCATGTTGCACAATCCGGAGTTCTATTTCACTCTTTAACCAAAGAAAGTGTTTGGGAACTTTTTGAGATCACAGGAGTTCTGGCGGAGCTCAAAAAAAGAGGATACGATTCCTTCCAACTGGATCTTTCCGGAAGTGATGATACCTACCAAAAACTAATTCTTACTTACCAGAAC
This window encodes:
- a CDS encoding FAD-binding oxidoreductase, with product MKKIILLLLLFSPYLYSSPVIVNDVTQINPISVSRVETPKSIEEIQDLVKAHSGTISIGGGRFSMGGQIATENALFIDTREFDQILDFDEKQKKIRVQSGITWRKIQEFIDPYNLSVKIKQTYSNFTVGGSLSVNGHGRYMGQGPLILSVDSIKIVLSDGRLVTASPKENPEIFYASIGGYGGIGVIVEAVLQLADNSKVSRSVKKLPITEYKKFFFENVRTNPKAIFHNGDIYPPAYENVNAITWAETNEEVTVQDRLVPVKEEYWMENIMYFWLTELPYGKEFREYIYDPNFTTGKRVVWRNFEASYDVKELEPPTRKISTYVLQEYFVPVEKFDEFYPKMREVLQKHDVNVMNISIRHSYKDSGSFMAWARSEVFSFVIYYKQRTYPSARNEVGIWTRELIDAVISVGGAYYLPYQPHANQMQFEAAYPNSNKFFELKRKLDPSYKFRNKLWDKYYFPDPNDQKIRSKLDSNKSYRRNEDQTFLTVPEWFIVFSSDEYAKFQKHSPPSDFPYWKSIGQFWKIYGNVIRNTWEYETNWGYHLMICVIGVSYSGELALKSLYENTIGVFTEWIDSRKEINENRKVEAYIQWVAQDYTDFVRLKPWYEYPFYSKFLEFIKIEDGNGPGSIRRWERRIFFSMELLAKAGYGWLIGLGTGAVYEPENFHILAWADQNGSGNIISIPRYEPFTKEVPILVEKGISFKEIAGNKKIVMTIISSEDQNWEDQKILSSWPILTEPGKKRTALILPVDQLHLMIIYCKQNGLLIDHIFDY
- a CDS encoding glycosyltransferase family 4 protein, producing MLPSTYISSYPKAGPFRILVVTETFPPEINGVAKTLHRMLGDLLQRGHEVILVRPKQGHNDYATASNNYREVLVRGAKIPLYEDLRFGFPEKYLLRRLIELEKPDIVHVVTEGPLGWSAVRAARHVGIPIISDFRTNFHAYAKYYKFGFAGKLVHKYLKGLHNRTQMTLVPTAQIREQLTVQGYTNVQVVSRGIDSDLFHPARRNSKLKTEWGLKPSELGVLYVGRLAPEKNLDLLVRTFRRLQTRVPSAKLVLVGDGPSKEKLQKENPDFIFRGMRKAKELAEHYATGDLFLFPSLTETFGNVIVEAMASGLPIVAYDYAAANQHLKHGKSALLCGFDKEEEFIEQSCLLAENKKLAARLGIAARKIAASCTWEDVTDSLEMTYSKLSLSKKKSVRSKKAIKLKIQMARG
- a CDS encoding DUF5329 domain-containing protein; its protein translation is MKKISSILLFTFLILSSSLIFGAEPEDEIKTLVSSLDSCKGCVFVRNGSEHKLDEAKAHLLKKYDAAKSKINSTEDFIKGLASKSSITGTPYKIKFPDGKEVESEKWLTDKLNELRNPAPVVKPKKKK
- a CDS encoding class II glutamine amidotransferase yields the protein MCELLGMSANVPTDICFSFTGLVQRGGKTGPHKDGWGIAFYEGKGCRVFQDPQASADSQLAELVRTFPIKSNLVISHIRKANRGKVDLKNTHPFVRELWGYYWTFAHNGQLKGVKKEPLKDFTPVGTTDSEYAFCWMLSELKKKFKTRPKSETILAQEIRKLLAKLGKKGVSNILISDSKYLYAYCSTKLVYITRHAPFGEAKLIDADLSIDFREHTSPKDIVTVLATTPLTQNEIWTQFLPGEFQVWKEGKQWQRFSP
- a CDS encoding glycosyltransferase; translated protein: MILHIDTETGWRGGERQLFLLAEGLKKHKIPQLILCKPGSALETRANDVGLPTVTLPLKGEWDFGSVKALQELIVSKGIKLIHAHTAKAHSIAWMAKAKHPQVKLVVSRRVDFRLRKNWFSKRKYVSDRVDLYLSVSNRIREILIMDGIDPAKVVTVYSGIDLGVTKKASDISYLRKEFNLSKDDLIIGNIAALVDHKDQKTLLDALSKVETDKKYKVLIVGEGELRKELERFASEKKLLDKVIFTGFRTDISELLSLFDIFTLTSKEEGLGTSVLDAMASGLPIVATNGGGIAEMLTEGKGAFISQVGDAASLASSYKILLEDPKVRKSMGAFNKESVKRFSVKNTIKKTELAYYSLLGEEIYSSSKGKSGEAA